One window of Candidatus Phytoplasma solani genomic DNA carries:
- a CDS encoding DnaJ C-terminal domain-containing protein, which produces MTKKDYYQILGLNKESTPTEIKKAYLTLAKKYHPDVSKEANAETKFKEIQEAYSVLSDTNKKANYDRFGHNSQTQQGFSGFEGFEENIFSSFGDFFGTNKRTQKANYDKKVEMTISFMDAVLGTSKNIDIMVDADCQVCHGKGALLSSDIVKCSYCDGFGQIITEQRTFLGNIRSKQTCSQCLGKGQQIKNKCYACHGKKRQKIKQSVNFKIPAGIEEGMSLQIHGKGNFIPSSNKAGDLYITFKIRLHESFIRKGQDIILEVFITLPEAVLGSNKLIPTIYGEVNLKIPAGIQSGNKLRMKNQGIAYLNSSYRKGDQYVVIHLKTPTKLTLEEKRLYHKLLQLSN; this is translated from the coding sequence ATGACAAAAAAAGATTATTATCAAATTTTAGGATTAAATAAAGAGTCAACACCTACAGAAATTAAAAAAGCCTACCTTACTCTTGCGAAAAAATATCATCCTGATGTTTCAAAAGAAGCTAACGCTGAAACCAAGTTTAAAGAAATTCAAGAAGCTTATAGTGTTTTAAGTGATACTAATAAAAAAGCTAATTATGATCGTTTTGGTCATAATTCACAAACACAACAAGGTTTTTCTGGTTTTGAAGGTTTTGAAGAAAACATTTTTAGTTCTTTTGGTGATTTTTTTGGTACCAACAAACGCACTCAAAAAGCTAATTATGATAAAAAAGTTGAAATGACAATTAGTTTTATGGATGCAGTTTTAGGAACTTCTAAAAACATTGATATCATGGTGGATGCTGATTGCCAAGTTTGTCATGGTAAAGGAGCTTTATTATCTAGTGATATTGTTAAATGTAGTTATTGTGATGGTTTTGGTCAAATTATAACTGAACAAAGGACTTTTTTAGGAAACATTCGTTCTAAACAAACATGTTCTCAGTGTCTCGGAAAAGGGCAACAAATTAAAAATAAATGTTACGCTTGCCACGGAAAGAAACGTCAAAAAATAAAACAATCCGTTAACTTTAAGATTCCTGCAGGAATTGAAGAGGGGATGTCTTTACAAATTCATGGTAAGGGTAATTTTATTCCTTCCAGCAACAAAGCAGGTGATTTATATATTACTTTTAAAATTCGTCTTCACGAATCATTTATTAGAAAAGGACAAGATATTATTTTAGAGGTTTTTATTACTTTACCAGAAGCTGTTTTAGGTTCTAATAAATTAATTCCTACTATTTACGGCGAAGTCAATTTAAAAATACCAGCAGGCATTCAATCAGGTAATAAACTGCGTATGAAAAACCAAGGAATTGCTTATCTTAATTCTTCTTATCGTAAAGGCGATCAATATGTAGTTATTCATTTAAAAACACCAACTAAACTTACTTTGGAAGAAAAAAGACTTTATCATAAATTATTACAATTAAGTAACTAA
- the dnaK gene encoding molecular chaperone DnaK, with translation MAKTNKIIGIDLGTTNSCVAIMEGGEAKVIPNAEGGRTTPSVVSFKGNDIMVGEIAKRQVITNPNTISSIKRHIGETNYTVKINGKNYTPQEISAMILTNLKKTAEEYLGAEVSEAVITVPAYFNDSQRQATKDAGKIAGLNVKRIINEPTAAALAYGVDKGNKEQTILVFDLGGGTFDVSILNLADGTFEVLSTSGDNTLGGDDFDLRIVDFLVKEFKKDNGVDLSKDKMAMQRLKDVAEKTKKELSGVTTSQISLPFLTMSAAGPLHLEYNMTRAKFNELTKDLIDRCLGPVKQALSDAKLTIEKIDQILLVGGSTRIPAVQELVKNELKKTPNKSINPDEVVAIGAAIQGGILSGDVKDILLLDVTPLSLGIETLGNVFTKLIERNTTIPTSQKQIFSTAADNQSAVDIHVLQGERPLAADNKTLGQFRLTDIPSAPRGIPQIEVTFDIDANGIVSVKAKDLGTQKEQNITISGSGALKEEEIKRMIREAEENAEADRIKKESIDTRNEADNMIFLTKKSLEDLKTEVTPEEKEKIEQQIKELEIALQGEDIALIKEKTASLSKESQSIAIKAYQKTQQKQQDKKTDTSEKTTSSNKKDGVDEVVDADFEEK, from the coding sequence ATGGCAAAAACTAATAAAATTATAGGAATTGATTTAGGAACAACTAACTCTTGTGTTGCTATTATGGAAGGCGGGGAAGCAAAAGTTATTCCTAATGCCGAAGGCGGAAGAACAACTCCTTCAGTAGTATCTTTTAAAGGCAACGATATTATGGTAGGAGAAATTGCTAAACGACAAGTAATCACTAACCCCAACACTATTAGTTCTATTAAAAGACATATAGGAGAAACTAATTATACTGTTAAGATAAATGGCAAAAATTATACTCCTCAAGAAATTAGTGCTATGATTTTAACAAATCTTAAAAAAACCGCCGAAGAATATTTAGGAGCAGAAGTAAGTGAAGCTGTTATTACAGTACCTGCTTATTTCAATGATTCCCAAAGACAAGCCACCAAAGATGCCGGTAAAATAGCGGGTTTGAATGTGAAACGGATTATCAATGAACCAACTGCTGCTGCTTTAGCTTATGGAGTTGATAAAGGCAACAAAGAACAAACTATTTTAGTTTTTGATTTAGGTGGTGGAACTTTTGACGTTTCAATCCTTAATTTAGCAGATGGAACTTTTGAAGTTCTTTCTACTTCAGGTGATAACACTTTAGGTGGTGATGATTTTGACTTAAGGATTGTTGATTTTTTAGTCAAAGAATTCAAAAAAGATAATGGAGTTGATCTATCGAAAGATAAAATGGCAATGCAACGTTTAAAAGATGTTGCTGAAAAAACTAAAAAAGAATTAAGCGGCGTTACCACTAGTCAAATTTCTTTACCTTTCTTAACTATGAGTGCTGCTGGACCTTTGCATTTAGAATACAATATGACACGTGCTAAATTTAATGAATTAACTAAAGATTTAATTGATCGTTGTTTAGGCCCTGTTAAACAAGCTTTAAGTGATGCTAAATTAACTATTGAAAAAATCGATCAAATTCTTTTAGTTGGTGGTTCTACTCGTATTCCTGCCGTGCAAGAATTGGTAAAAAATGAATTAAAAAAAACCCCCAACAAAAGTATTAATCCAGATGAAGTAGTTGCCATTGGTGCTGCTATTCAAGGAGGTATTTTATCAGGAGACGTCAAAGATATTTTACTATTAGATGTCACTCCACTTTCTTTAGGGATAGAAACTTTAGGAAATGTTTTTACTAAATTAATTGAAAGAAATACGACGATCCCAACTTCTCAGAAGCAAATTTTTTCTACTGCAGCAGATAACCAATCAGCAGTAGATATTCATGTTTTACAAGGAGAACGTCCTTTAGCAGCTGATAATAAAACTTTAGGACAATTCCGTTTAACAGACATTCCCTCAGCTCCTCGCGGTATTCCTCAAATTGAAGTAACTTTTGACATTGATGCAAACGGTATTGTCTCTGTTAAAGCTAAAGATTTAGGAACTCAAAAAGAACAAAACATTACTATTTCAGGCAGTGGAGCTTTAAAAGAAGAAGAAATTAAAAGAATGATTCGCGAAGCGGAAGAAAACGCCGAAGCAGATCGAATTAAAAAAGAAAGCATTGATACTCGTAATGAAGCTGATAACATGATTTTCCTAACTAAAAAATCTTTAGAAGATTTAAAAACCGAAGTAACTCCTGAAGAAAAAGAAAAAATCGAACAACAAATTAAAGAATTAGAAATTGCTTTACAAGGAGAAGATATCGCCTTAATCAAAGAAAAAACAGCTAGTTTATCAAAAGAATCACAAAGTATTGCTATAAAAGCTTATCAAAAAACTCAACAAAAACAACAAGACAAAAAAACAGATACTTCAGAAAAAACAACTTCTTCTAACAAAAAAGATGGAGTTGATGAAGTAGTGGATGCAGATTTTGAAGAAAAATAA
- a CDS encoding nucleotide exchange factor GrpE, producing the protein MFLETKEEINVSENNKENNLEQKNQPLETQEQLNQENQKDEKKKSEKSVFKLEKQISKLKFQTEQQKKEFDDELLKKQAELINFKKRLHQQKAQEVKYASGNLISNLLLPLEQLEKVLEFSTDNELLKKYLSGFQMIQQQIKNILQEEGVEEIKALNVIFDPALHHALETISDPQKPNKTNLKVLQKGYLYKEKILRPAMVQVNEWSDKNGKN; encoded by the coding sequence ATGTTTTTAGAAACAAAAGAAGAAATAAATGTTTCCGAAAATAACAAAGAAAATAATCTAGAACAAAAAAATCAACCTTTGGAAACTCAAGAACAACTTAATCAAGAAAATCAAAAAGATGAAAAAAAGAAATCAGAAAAATCAGTGTTTAAGTTAGAAAAACAAATAAGTAAATTAAAATTTCAAACAGAACAACAAAAAAAAGAGTTTGATGATGAACTTTTAAAAAAACAAGCCGAATTAATTAATTTTAAAAAAAGGCTACATCAACAAAAAGCACAAGAAGTAAAATATGCTTCTGGTAATTTGATTTCAAATTTGTTGTTGCCTTTGGAACAATTAGAAAAAGTATTAGAATTTTCTACTGATAATGAATTATTAAAAAAATATTTATCAGGTTTTCAAATGATTCAACAACAAATTAAAAATATTTTACAAGAAGAAGGGGTGGAAGAAATTAAAGCGTTAAATGTCATTTTTGATCCAGCATTACATCACGCTTTAGAAACAATTTCTGATCCTCAAAAACCGAATAAAACTAATTTAAAAGTTTTACAAAAAGGTTATTTATATAAAGAAAAAATTTTAAGACCAGCGATGGTTCAAGTAAATGAATGGAGTGATAAAAATGGCAAAAACTAA